Proteins from a genomic interval of Peromyscus leucopus breed LL Stock chromosome 12, UCI_PerLeu_2.1, whole genome shotgun sequence:
- the Teddm1 gene encoding transmembrane epididymal protein 1, which produces MGTLEGHLLPGVGLLLFSFYYSALTSLALLREQKVLKHPLLPGKLRGHRLSRQVPYEAVVKVLVPTCGIIGEYFYPLGVNRVQMIDWKDPRRPFVFKDNWQHVTMFGFFILSGVVDMVSQAHLGRWGVKLERAAEALAFYVLIMLMVTHIENKSSLEIRVHLLLMIPSFFLALVLTVEVWVPNHPPIWILKCWLGLVLSSWMMQICEMYIPLTGQPWRADDPMDHAFLTIFFCWHLVLAAALFLATYGLCSLWHRHYSSWTKTPGARYQRCPMESSSEELEKLKAETLPQDEVV; this is translated from the coding sequence atgGGAACCCTGGAGGGACACCTGCTACCAGGAGtgggcctcctcctcttctcattctaCTACTCGGCGCTGACATCCTTGGCCCTGCTACGGGAACAGAAGGTCCTCAAGCACCCCCTGCTCCCAGGGAAGCTGCGGGGACACAGGCTGTCTCGGCAGGTACCGTATGAAGCCGTGGTGAAGGTGCTCGTCCCCACCTGTGGCATTATCGGTGAATATTTCTACCCCCTCGGGGTGAATCGCGTGCAGATGATAGACTGGAAGGACCCTCGGCGGCCGTTTGTCTTCAAGGACAACTGGCAGCATGTAACCATGTTTGGGTTCTTTATTCTCAGTGGCGTGGTGGACATGGTGAGCCAGGCACACCTGGGCCGTTGGGGTGTGAAGCTGGAGCGTGCAGCCGAGGCGTTGGCTTTCTATGTGCTGATCATGCTGATGGTAACCCACATCGAGAACAAAAGCTCCTTGGAGATCCGAGTACACCTTCTGCTAATGATACCCTCCTTCTTCCTTGCTCTGGTGCTCACTGTGGAGGTCTGGGTCCCCAACCATCCTCCAATCTGGATCCTCAAGTGTTGGCTGGGGCTGGTGTTAAGCAGCTGGATGATGCAGATCTGTGAGATGTATATACCTCTTACTGGACAGCCCTGGAGGGCAGACGACCCCATGGATCATGCATTCCTAACCATCTTCTTCTGCTGGCACCTGGTCTTGGCGGCTGCCCTGTTCCTGGCCACCTATGGCCTCTGCAGTCTCTGGCACAGACACTATTCTTCCTGGACAAAGACTCCTGGTGCTAGGTACCAGCGGTGCCCTATGGAATCCAGTAGTGAGGAGCtagagaaactcaaggcagagaCCCTGCCGCAGGATGAAGTCGTGTAG